The Nitrososphaerota archaeon genome window below encodes:
- a CDS encoding DUF1404 domain-containing protein encodes MWFVVGGAVSISILLSPPADLIADANLTVHMFQHIGLFALSIVLGYGLERYVISKLGTLRKLTYIGWKAFTSVMVANTKTRGVVFVVALPAITFAYWHVPLNFDLAVQNESVHVLEHLTYIVSGSLVGLSFQAIKPKWQVSLLYVAFMHAGIMGSIWSVWTPPYFPLYSSAANIDMDTTLLVFGAIGVVVTSSWMLKVLDII; translated from the coding sequence TTGTGGTTTGTCGTAGGCGGTGCGGTATCGATATCCATCTTGCTTTCCCCCCCGGCGGATTTGATCGCTGACGCGAACTTGACGGTCCACATGTTTCAGCACATCGGACTGTTCGCACTGTCCATAGTTCTCGGCTACGGCCTGGAGCGTTATGTAATTAGCAAGCTGGGCACTCTTAGGAAACTCACCTACATCGGTTGGAAGGCGTTCACGTCGGTGATGGTTGCAAACACGAAGACCAGGGGGGTCGTCTTCGTGGTGGCCTTGCCCGCAATCACATTCGCTTACTGGCACGTCCCCCTGAACTTCGACCTGGCAGTTCAGAATGAAAGTGTCCACGTTCTCGAACACCTGACGTACATAGTCTCAGGGTCGTTGGTCGGTTTGTCCTTTCAGGCCATCAAGCCGAAGTGGCAGGTCTCCCTACTCTACGTGGCCTTCATGCATGCGGGGATAATGGGGTCCATATGGAGCGTGTGGACGCCTCCATACTTCCCCCTCTATTCTTCTGCGGCCAACATTGACATGGACACAACGCTTCTCGTCTTCGGGGCAATTGGGGTGGTGGTGACAAGTTCTTGGATGCTGAAGGTACTTGACATCATTTGA
- a CDS encoding cupredoxin domain-containing protein, which translates to MAILLTTYPLWYAYLSGQSVSGQYLCAPLIPCQTPATGVESCTSVCTVNIENATFIPGTIKVAEGATIVWTNDDGFSHTVTPFNSTAWGSRILAPGESFTLTVGRNLTVGVYYYDCNIHPSMIGEVMVLPQ; encoded by the coding sequence GTGGCAATCCTACTGACTACCTATCCGCTCTGGTATGCCTATCTCTCAGGTCAATCGGTCAGCGGCCAATACCTTTGCGCCCCCTTGATTCCCTGCCAGACCCCGGCAACAGGGGTTGAATCCTGCACCTCGGTCTGCACGGTGAACATCGAGAATGCTACCTTCATCCCAGGAACGATCAAAGTGGCAGAGGGAGCGACCATCGTGTGGACGAACGACGACGGATTCTCCCATACAGTGACGCCGTTCAACAGCACCGCATGGGGCAGCCGGATCCTCGCTCCTGGGGAAAGCTTCACACTTACCGTTGGTCGAAACCTCACTGTGGGGGTCTACTACTATGATTGCAATATCCATCCTTCCATGATAGGCGAAGTGATGGTTCTTCCCCAATAG
- a CDS encoding DUF2255 family protein has product MTHSRFAEALSGEQEVQITVVKSDGGKRTLPVWFTVEGDRLQMLPMYGIKTLWFRAIAKNGVLTIAVKKETKEAKPEIVRDPRAVDRVKAKFAAKYGADEVKGYYPTSEVLLEVRL; this is encoded by the coding sequence ATGACCCATTCGCGCTTTGCTGAAGCTCTGTCGGGCGAGCAAGAGGTCCAGATCACGGTCGTGAAGTCCGACGGAGGAAAGCGGACGCTGCCCGTATGGTTCACGGTCGAGGGAGACAGGTTGCAGATGCTGCCCATGTACGGGATCAAGACTCTCTGGTTCAGGGCCATCGCGAAGAACGGCGTGTTGACCATCGCGGTGAAGAAGGAAACAAAGGAAGCGAAACCAGAGATAGTCCGAGACCCGAGAGCAGTTGACAGGGTGAAGGCGAAGTTCGCTGCGAAATATGGGGCGGACGAGGTGAAAGGGTACTACCCTACTTCCGAGGTTCTGCTCGAGGTCAGGCTGTAG